tcttgccccaggatcccaaggtgctggagttataggcatgagccacccaccatGCCAAGTCATCATGTAAAGATTTACAGAAAGTTTTGTGtaaacattgtcttttttttttttttgaagcagagtcttgccctgtcgcgcacgctggagtgcagtggtgtgatctcggctcactgcaacctccacctcccaggttcaagtgattctcctgcctgacactcctgggtagctgggattacaggcatgcaccaccatgcctggctaatctttgtatttttagtagagatggggtttcattgtgttggtcaggccggtctcaaactcctgacctcgtgatccatctgccttggcctctgaaagtgctaggattacaggcatgagcaaccgcgcccggcccattcagCCTTTTTTTTACTCGTAGAAGGGCTTCAGTGGAACAAGAGTCTACTAGAGATACTAGAAAGGGTACTCAATTGATAACTGACgttgagatttttttctagtattCATGGCCCTCAGGCTTAGGGTTTGAAGTCAGAGGCAGGGCTGTAGGCTAATGGAGGGGAGTAGGCTTTCATGGATGATGCCCAGGGAGGAGCCAGATTATCTGTAccaaaccttttttgtttttttgagacagagtcttgctctgtcgcccaggctggagtgcaccggtgtgatctcggctcactgcaacctccacctcccaggttcaagcagttcacctccctcctgcccaccaccacactcagccaatttttaatttttaaaaaattttttagtagagacagggtttcatcatgttgctcaggctggtctcaaactcctgacctcaagtgatctgcccatcttggcctctcaaagtactgggattacagatatgagccactgtgcctggcctctttttgaaaatagtcttactctgtcacccaggctggagtgcagtggaatgatctcggctcactgcaacctccgcctcccggttcaagctattcttgtgcctcagactcccaggtagctgggattacaggtgtgtgccaccacactcggctaatttttgtatttttaggagagatggggtttcaccacgttggctaggctgttcttgaactcctggcctcaacccgccttggcatcctaaagtgctgggattacaggcatgggccaccgtgtccagccaacAAAGCTTTTTTTCAGTGAGTGATTCCAGCCCTTGATGCATAGGAGGGTGGGGTCCATAGGAGTGTAGCCTTAACTGATGAATTAAATCTCTGGGTGATGTGAGATATGTGCCAGGTTCTTGGCTTGTGTCTCCCTCTAGTACTTTAGGAACTTCCCAACTAGATGGAGGCAGTAAAAATGGGCCCTGCCAGGATGTACCTATAACAGAGACGTTCAACCATACCCTTGTGCTGTCTGCCTTTAATCACGAAGATTATGAGCTAAGATTCGtggatgcatttttattttttaaccaacaTGTAGCAATGATCACTCAGATAGGCATCTTAAATCCATTAGTTTGGGTTGGATTTAAGACCGTTGTCATTCCTATGAAAGGGAAGATAGCCCAGATTGCTATTGAGAAGGCTTTGTCAGATGCATTCCAGAAACTGTTGATTGTGGTTCTAGGTAAAACTTCCTTAATCGTCGTTGAAGTACTTCAGTTTCAGTGAGCAAATAAACtcattttgaaaagttaattgGATAAAAATATCGATATCTAAAACACTCCCTAGGATGCTTTCATTTGCTAAGTTCTTTCACAGCGACAGGCTCAAATTTGTTCTTTGTGACATTTGTAGAAAAAATGACAGCAAATATTGTCCCtagtttatagctataaaaggACTTGCCTCAGGTCACACAGAAAATGTTTGAGGCAGGTCTTCTTTAATTGCATGCCTATCGTACAGAATAGTGATTATAAGCCCTGGACACATGGATTTGAGTCCTAACTCTGTCTCTTAGATTTTTGTAtgcagttttaggtcttatggccagagagatttgaagatattTAATATCTCTAAGCTGCAATCTTTATCTGCAAACTGGGGTTAGTAATCCAATCAACCTTATTGCGGATATTGTAAGAAAAAATGAGATGACAAGTGTAAAAACTCAGAACTATACTTACAAGGTAAGCAGACAAAATATGCTATTGTTGTGATTGTTTTCTCTCTGAATAAATAAACTCTGCTGAAGAATTTATTAGATTATGTTTCTCGAATCGAGAATTCAGTTCCAGCTCTCATTTCTGGCACTGACATATTGGCCAAATATGATTCTTATACAATAATCAGCTGCTTTGCTGTGAGCCTTGGAAGTGGTCATGCTGTTGAATGGCACTGCTTGTATTTCCTATTCAGTTCTACAGTGGCACAAATGTCATAGCCTGTGCCCAAAGGAAACCTGGTGTTTAACGAGTCCCTGAACAGAGTTGCCTTTCTGCTTCACAACCCTGAAGGCTTAGAGACTGAGATTGTAATTAAGTTACTACAGACCTTTATTTGCTTGTAAGAGGTGGCCCTGATTGCTCTCAGCTTTCCAACCTGGGCAGCCCTTCTAGTGAAAGTCTTACTTCCTTGGTCATCAACTGTCAAGTCTGAGTAATGACATTTAATAACCAAGCTAAATGTGTGGGTTGTCTACCCCTCCCTAGTATGCAAAGGTATCCCTTGCACACACTCACTTCTTAGACCAAAAGCCTTATAGTTCTAGTTTGCCTTGAAGGAAATTGTATTGTCTATAGAGTATGTGGGCCATTTTCTGCCCGTAAAATgttcaaatgttttctctctctaAAGCTTTGTTCATTGTATCTGGTGGAATTTTGGTTCTCAGGGAGTAGACACCTAGCCATGCTTCTAATGTGAAGTGTCTACTAGCCCAGTGGTCTCTATTTTGGATTTGAACTTACTTCGACCCCCCACCTGGTGCCTTACCTTTTAATCATGTTATgactgaacatttttatttccacattttttatttcttacgtTATTATTCCTTAGTTCCTATCTGTAAGATCATAAAGTCCTTTGAACCAAACACAGTTGATATTTCATACATATGTTAAAAACTGAGCTGTGAGACCAGACATGATGACTCACGCTTGAAATctcagcatttcgggaggccaagacagaaggatcacttcaagccaggagttcgagaccagcctggaaaacaaagcgggaccatgtctctaaaaaagagAATTAGACGGGCACAGTGATATAGtgcctgctactctggaggctgaagcaggaggatgacttgagcccaggaattccaggctacagtgagctatgatagtgccactgtactccagcctgggtgacagagtgagaccctgtctaaaagaaaaaagaaaaacaaaaatcgaAGTGTATGATGAAGAGATGAGGAAACTTTCAGGAAAATGCTTATTTCCTGCTTTTAGAAACTAAAAGAATGTCTCATTGTGGGTTGCTACCATTATATGCAGGAAGTTTTGGAATGAAAAAGATTCTGAATTCATCCTTGCTAACTTTATTTCAGAAAGTGGTAAAATAGCTATGGAGTACAGACCCAGTGAAGAGATTGTAGATGTCAGATGGGAAGAAGAACTACACGGTTTAATATAAGTATGTGGAGATAAAAACTCAAAGGtaacagggccgggcacagtggctcacacctgtaatgccagtgctttgggaggctgaggcgggtggatcacctgaggtcaggagttcaagatcagactgaccaacatggagaaatggtggcacatgcctgtaatcccagctactcgggaggctgaggcaggagaatcgcttggacccgggaagcggaggttccggtaagccaagatcacaccattgcactccagcctgggcaacaagagtgaaactctatctcaaaaaacaaacaggccaggcgctgtggctcacacctgtaatcccagcactttgggaggccgaggtgggtggatcatgaggtcaggagttcaagaccagcctggccaatatggtgaaaccctgtctctactaaaaatacaaaaattggctgggtgtggtggtgggcacctgtaatcccagctacttgggaaactgaggcatgaaaaccacttgaacccaggaggcggaggttgcagtgagccgagatcatgccactgcattccagcctgggtgacagagcaagacactctctcgaggaaaaaaaaaaaaagaaaagaaaaacaactcaagGGTTGGATAACATTGCCAGTATAACCATAATTCAAAACAAGCAGCAGAATTTGGAGGATAATTTGTTTAATTCTCAGGAAAATGTGAAActctgaaactgctttttgagTGCAGGGTATTTCCGGGGCTTTTCCTAAAGTCTTAACCCTTGGCTCTGACCCCTTATTTGAAGTTTGGAGAGCAGAACCGAGGATTGTATTACTACAGTTGTGGACACAGGAGAGGGGTTAGTCTCCCCCCGCTCCAGGAGTAAGGGATGCTGGGCTGCTCGAACACAGGCCTTGTTAGAACTCCCTTCAAACAGGATCCCAGAGATGTGGGGAGAAGGTAACTGGCCTTAAGAATGATTGCGCTACAGCTTTTGAAAACTATAATGCCTTTCAAATATGGCTTATTGCTTGGATCTCAATATCTCCCACGTATCTTGGGTGGAATATTTTGCTGAAGATCTTTCTGTCAATCATTTACAATCATGTGCTGCAAAATGAAGTTTGGGTCAACAGtagaccacatatatgatggtggttccGTAAGCGTATAATGGAGCTATCCCTATATAGGtataccatttttatcttttttttttttttttttttgagatggagtctcactctgttgtccaggctggagtgcagtggtatgatcccagctcattgcaacctccacctcccaggttcaagtgattctcctacctcagcctcctgagtagctgggattatagacacgcgtcaccacactcagctaatttttgtatttttagtagagatggggtttcatcatgttggccaggctggtcttgaactcctgagctcaagtgatccacccaccttggcgtcccaaagtgctgggattacaggcatgagccactgtgcccaggccccatttttatcttttacacagtattttaactatatattttccatgtttacatacacaaataccTGCCATTCTGTGACAGTTGCCtttagtattcagtacagtaacatacagtacaggtttgtagcctaggagtccTAAGCCATACCGTGTACCCTAGGTATGGTGGCTacaccacctaggtttgtgtaagtatacgcTATGATATTAGCACAATGGTGAAATCACCTAGTGACCCATTTCTCAAGCTCCTCACGTGGGAAGCAATGCATGACTGCATATGAAAGCTCTTAAATAGGGATTGTTTCTAAATTAATCTCAAAACAGTCATTATTTACtatttatggaattttttttaaaaaaaggagcaaAAGTATCATTTCAGTGGGAACTTAACTTGGGGCTACagtgttttatttaacttttaccCCAAAGTTGCaaagtgttttgaaatttttccctgtaaaataattattttaattcaatttaaataaaacccACCAAGGAGACTTCAAGCTTTAAGAAGTCTAGCTTCCTGTGAAATGTGAGAGGAAGTCAGCACTCATTTCAGAAATCTGATTATAACAATAGCTCCATCCCTAAATGAGGTGAATCTTGGAatctcttccattttattttattttatttttttgagatggagtttctctcttgttgcccaggctgaagtgcaatgttgtgatctcggctcactgcaacctctgcctcccaggttcaagcgattctcctgctttggcctcctgagtagctgggattgcaggtatgcaccaccacacctggctaattttgtatttttagtagagacggagtttcaccatgttggtcaggctggtctcgaacttctgacctcagtgatccccccacctcggcctcccaaagttctgggattatgggtgtgagccaccacacccggcccccctTCAATTTTAAAGCCATCACTATGCACCCTATGTCTATGCCAGGCACTAAAATAAGATGAAGCACCTTCTTGGAGTTTACATGCTGGTAATTATGCCAGACAGTAATAAAATAGGTAAGAACGGCTGTGGGGGAAGTCAGCTGGGTTCTAGTTACAGTCGCATTTCAGGAAATGATTTAACATGCTGACTTTAACAACCTAAGCCTCTTCTCCATGTGTGCACACAGGGTAGATCTCTGAACACAGGTGACCCTAGAAGTGCTGTAACTTCTAGGGGAATGGCTGTGTTGAGTCAAGGCAGGATGACAGTTCAGCCTCCTCCCAGGCTAGTGCAAAGGGCTCTTCACTCGGATTAAAACCTTCTCTCCCAGACCGAATTGCCAACTCCCAACACCCCTCCTACAGAAAATTTGGAGTCCTCGCTTATTCCCTGGCAGCCCCTACCTAATAGGGTGGTGAATTAATTATCAAACATGCGACAGTTTAGCGAAAATGGCAACACTTTGGAATAAATGACTGTAATGTACATCCTGGCGCCCATTTTGCAGGTCAGTTGCTCTCCCTGGAAGGAAGAGTGTTCTCGGATTTCACCTTAAAGGAGGAAGGCTGCCAGAACTGAACTAGCACTTCTGAATATCCTGAGGCGAGGTCCGGTGACTTCCTTGGGAAGCTCTGCCGCGCCCCCATCCCACCCtaccccaccctaccccaccacAGCAGGCGCTGGAGTCCTGGGACCACCAGGATCTGAGGCCCAAATCCTTCCTCACtaaggggaggagaggggtgcTCCGGCAGGGCAGGATGGGAAGGCGTGCTTGGGCGGGATTGTGACATGAGTGCCCTGGTGACATGGAGCAGATCTGTGGCATAAATAAAGGTGTCATAAAGACAGGGCGGGACTCACGCTTACAAGGGGCACGAGCGTCTCGGAGCTGCCAGAATGACTTCCGCTCAGTGCCCGGCACTAGCGTGTGTCATGTCCCCGCTGCGTTTCTGGGGCCCATGGCCCCTCCTTATGTGGCAACTATTGTGGCTACTAGTCAAGGaggctcagcctctggagtgggtCAAGGACCCGCTCCAGCTGACCTCTAACCCCCTGGGGCCGCCTGAGCCCTGGTCTTCCCACTCCTCCCATTTCCCACGGGAATCTCCCCATGCGCCTACTCTCCCAGCAGACCCGTGGGACTTTGATCACCTGGGGCCCTCTGCTTCCTCAGAGATGCCAGCCCCACCCCAGGAATCGACTGAAAATTTGGTTCCATTCCTGGACACCTGGGATTCAGCTGGAGAGCTGCCCCTGGAGCCAGAGCAGTTCTTGGCTTCACAGCAGGATTTAAAGGACAAGCTGAGTCCACAGGAAAGGCTCCCTGTTTCGCCCAAGAAGCTGAAGAAAGATCCAGCTCAGCGTTGGAGCCTTGCTGAGATTATTGGAATTATACGCCAATTATCCACACCTCAGAGTCAGAAACAGACTTTGCAGAATGAATATTCCAGTACAGATACACCGTATCCCGGTAGCCTGCCTCCAGAACTCCGGGTGAAGTCAGATGAGCCTCCAGGGCCCTCTGAGCAAGTTGGACCTTCTCAATTCCATCTAGAGCCCGAAACTCAAAATCCAGAGACCCTTGAAGACATCCAGTCCTCTTCACTCCAGCAAGAAGCCCCAGCACAGCTTCCACAGCTCCTTGAGGAAGAACCTTCTTCAATGCAGCAGGaggccccagctctgcctccagagtCCTCTATGGAGAGTCTAACTCTACCGAATCATGAGGTGTCAGTTCAACCTCCAGGTGAGGATCAAGCTTATTATCACTTGCCCAACATTACAGTTAAACCTGCAGATGTGGAGGTTACCATAACTTCAGAGCCTACCAATGAGACAGAATCTTCCCAAGCCCAGCAGGAGACCCCAATTCAGTTTCCAGAGGAGGTGGAACCTTCTGCAACCCAACAGGAGGCCCCAATTGAGCCTCCAGTTCCTCCTATGGAGCATGAACTTTCCATCAGTGAGCAGCAGCAGCCAGTTCAGCCTTCTGAGTCTCCTAGGGAGGTCGAATCTTCTCCGACCCAGCAGGAGACCCCAGGTCAGCCTCCAGAACATCATGAAGTCACAGTTTCACCTCCAGGTCACCATCaaactcatcatttagcttcaCCCAGTGTCTCTGTGAAGCCTCCAGACGTGCAGCTCACCATAGCAGCAGAGCCTAGTGCAGAGGTGGGAACTTCTCTAGTCCACCAGGAGGCTACAACTCGGCTCTCAGGGTCAGGTAATGATGTAGAACCTCCCGCCATCCAGCACGGGGGCCCACCTCTGCTTCCAGAGTCATCAGAAGAAGCTGGACCTTTAGCAGTTCAACAGGAGACTTCATTTCAATCTCCGGAACCTATTAATAATGAGAACCCCTCTCCAACCCAGCAGGAGGCTGCAGCTGAGCATCCACAGACCGCTGAGGAGGGTGAGTCTTCCCTAACCCATCAGGAGGCCCCAGCTCAGACTCCAGAGTTCCCTAATGTAGTTGTAGCTCAACCTCCAGAGCATTCACACCTGACTCAAGCCACAGTTCAACCTTTGGATCTGGGGTTTACCATCACTCCAGAATCCAAGACAGAGGTTGAACTTTCTCCAACCATGAAGGAGaccccaactcagcctcctaagaaagTTGTACCCCAACTTCGAGTATATCAAGGGGTAACAAATCCAACACCAGGTCAGGATCAAGCTCAGCATCCAGTGTCACCCAGCGTTACAGTTCAACTTTTGGACCTGGGACTTACCATCACTCCAGAACCTACTACGGAGGTTGGACATTCTACACCCCCGAAGAGGACTATAGTTTCTCCAAAGCATCCTGAGGTGACACTTCCACATCCAGACCAGGTTCAGACTCAGCATTCACACCTGACTCGAGCCACAGTTCAACCTTTGGACCTGGGGTTTACCATCACTCCAAAATCCATGACAGAGGTTGAACCTTCTACAGCCCTGATGACTACAGCTCCTCCTCCAGGACACCCTGAGGTGACACTTCCACCTTCAGACAAGGGTCAGGCTCAGCATTCACACCTGACTCAAGCCACCGTTCAACCTCTGGACCTGGAGCTTACCATAACTACAAAACCTACTACAGAGGTTAAACCATCTCCAACCACGGAGGAGACCTCAACTCAGCCTCCAGACCTGGGACTTGCCATCATTCCAGAACCCACTACAGAGACTGGACATTCTACAGCCCTGGAGAAGACTACAGCTCCTCGTCCAGACCGGGTTCAGACTCTGCATCGAAGCCTGACTGAAGTCACAGGTCCACCTACTGAACTAGAACCTGCTCAGGATTCACTGGTGCAGTCTGAAAGTTACACCCAAAATAAGGCTTTAACTGCACCAGAGGAACACAAGGCCTCCACAAGCACCAACATATGTGAGCTCTGTACCTGCGGAGATGAGATGTTGTCATGTATTGATCTCAACCCAGAGCAGAGGCTCCGCCAAGTGCCTGTGCCAGAGCCCAACACCCACAATGGCACCTTCACCATCTTGTAAGAATCACTTTTCCTCAATTGTCCTCTGTGTCCTGCCTGACATGGCAGCCTTTTCCTGGAGGCCTTCCTGGGCCTTCTTTATCTCCCCAAGCCATATGGACAGCTGACTTTCTGCTTTCACCTTTGCTTGTCAACTCTCCCTTCTCCTCATTCTCTTTTAATGTTAGTCCCCTTCTCCAGTCTTTTCCTTTTACTCTGGTCTTTTACTCGTTTTTGTATCCATTTTTATTTAGCCCCATCACATCATTGCTTAACCGCTGCTCTCCTCCCATTTTCGCTTCACCCTCTTTACAGCAGCCTGTCCCTCTCCCGATCTCAGTGATGATGCTCTAAGTGGTTAAGAGTTGATTccggagccaggctgcctgggtttgaacccaGATCTATTTATTAGCTTGGTGACCCAGAGCAAGTTATTCTGCCTGtgactcaatttcctcacctttaAACTGGGGATCATGCTAGTTAGcatttcataggattgttgtgaaatTTAGGTGAGTGAATATATGAAACACTTCATCAGTGCTTAGCATATGTAGGAGAGTTGGCTGTTCACATGATTATTCAGTCCTTTAGTTTTGTCCAGAACTCATTTTTGTCCCTAGCTTTCTATATGTAGAACTAGTTTTATGTCAAACCCAGGGCCAAGTATGCTACTGTCTCCAGAACACGAAAATGATAGGagggaagaggctgggtgtggtggctcacgcctgtaatcccagcactttgggaggccgaggcgggcggatcatgaggtcaggagatcaagaccatcctggctaacatggtgaaaccccatctctactaaaaatacagaaaaaaattagccaggcatggtggtgggtgcctggagtcccagctactcgggaggctgaggcaggagaatggcgtgaacctgggaggcagagcttgcagtgagccgagattgcaccactgcactccagcctgggcgacagagcaagactccatctcaaaaaaaaaaaaaaaaaaaaaatgataggagggaagaaagagaataggCATAAAAAGGGAGGTATATATAATTAAGTACTAAAAGATAATGCAGACCATTGGTGCTAGAATTTGCCAGAATCTGTGATCCTTGAGGTGTGGAGATGCTACATGGGTAAGCTAAAACTTTACTTGGGTCTTAAAGAGTAGCCATAATTTGTTAAATAGGAGAAAAATGGGAGTACAGTCTAGGCAAACGCATGGCTACAGGTATGGTTGGAATTTAGTAGACCAATGTGGCTACAAAGAATTAGGTGAGGGAGCAATGAAGATACGATTCTGTAAAACCTTGATTATCAGCTACAGGAGTTTGAAAGTTACACAATGAGGTATGGAAAGCCATTGAAAGTTTCCAAGCAAGAGAGATTACATGATCAAAACaggaagattattttattttgttttttgcattatGTGCAAGTGTAGACATGCAGAGGATTGTTTTAGAATCCATATGTAAAGTGTCCAAAAGGAAAAGCTTAATTCAGGGAGACAAAATAGAAAGGTCTAGCAAAATCTAGGAGTGAGGTGTGAAGGGGCCAAATCAGATCAGTTGTAATAGGAGTGGAAAGAAAAAGCCTAGGATGTTTCAACAGAGGGCACTGGGCCAAAGCTTTGGTGTTACCTGGCATAGggtttctttcttctcatttgttGATAATGATAAGCTTTTGCCCATATTTCTGTGGAATTATTTACCATTTTGGTACTGATTTGTAGAAGTCTGTTTAGACACATAAGTGCTTTTAGATAAAATACTTACATTCAAAGTAATTAACTGGCATCATCTGTCCAAGAGATGGGATGGATAAGAAGTTAAGCTTCCAGGAGATGCCTCATCATTTGTGCCAGTGACCCCGCATAATTTCTTGATGAATTGTGCAAACTGGGAAGCTGATAGCTCTGGAAATGAGAAAGCAggtgttattttctgtttctgaatatcCCCAACAAGGTTGCAATGATTCTTTTACTTATCGTGTTCATTGTTTTCCTACCTATTCAAGGATATAAACTGtgtttcttcacagaaatttccAAGGAAACTATATTTCTTACATTGATGGAAATGTATGGAAAGCATACAGTTGGACCGAGAAACTGTGAGTATATTCTCTCCAAATATGACAAAAAGCTAACTGCATTGTAAGATCCTTCTTGGTCCAGAATTTTGAGGTCGGTACCTCTGAGGAAAGATATTTCTCCTCCATGCCCCAAATCAACCACTGTTGATTGCAATtgtatggttattttaaaattaaatttggtaggctctctttaaaataggaggcaatttaaatttattttttatcatacaAATAGTACATGGTTATattcctttttgttctctttttttttttttttttttttttttcagagacagggtcttactttgtcctctgggctgcagtgcagtggcacaatcacagctcactgcagccttcacctcccaggcccaagtgatcctctcacctcagcctccccagtagctgggaccacaggtgcatgccaccaca
The window above is part of the Homo sapiens chromosome 17 genomic scaffold, GRCh38.p14 alternate locus group ALT_REF_LOCI_1 HSCHR17_1_CTG5 genome. Proteins encoded here:
- the LRRC37A3 gene encoding leucine-rich repeat-containing protein 37A3 isoform 1 precursor (isoform 1 precursor is encoded by transcript variant 1; The RefSeq protein has 36 substitutions, 1 non-frameshifting indel compared to this genomic sequence), giving the protein MTSAQCPALACVMSPLRFWGPWPLLMWQLLWLLVKEAQPLEWVKDPLQLTSNPLGPPEPWSSHSSHFPRESPHAPTLPADPWDFDHLGPSASSEMPAPPQESTENLVPFLDTWDSAGELPLEPEQFLASQQDLKDKLSPQERLPVSPKKLKKDPAQRWSLAEIIGIIHQLSTPQSQKQTLQNEYSSTDTPYPGSLPPELRVKSDEPPGPSEQVGPSQFHLEPETQNPETLEDIQSSSLQQEAPAQLPQLLEEEPSSMQQEAPALPPESSMESLTLPNHEVSVQPPGEDQAYYHLPNITVKPADVEVTITSEPTNETESSQAQQETPIQFPEEVEPSATQQEAPIEPPVPPMEHELSISEQQQPVQPSESSREVESSPTQQETPGQPPEHHEVTVSPPGHHQTHHLASPSVSVKPPDVQLTIAAEPSAEVGTSLVHQEATTRLSGSGNDVEPPAIQHGGPPLLPESSEEAGPLAVQQETSFQSPEPINNENPSPTQQEAAAEHPQTAEEGESSLTHQEAPAQTPEFPNVVVAQPPEHSHLTQATVQPLDLGFTITPESMTEVELSPTMKETPTQPPKKVVPQLRVYQGVTNPTPGQDQAQHPVSPSVTVQLLDLGLTITPEPTTEVGHSTPPKRTIVSPKHPEVTLPHPDQVQTQHSHLTRATVQPLDLGFTITPKSMTEVEPSTALMTTAPPPGHPEVTLPPSDKGQAQHSHLTQATVQPLDLELTITTKPTTEVKPSPTTEETSTQLPDLGLAIIPEPTTETGHSTALEKTTAPRPDRVQTLHRSLTEVTGPPTELEPAQDSLVQSESYTQNKALTAPEEHKASTSTNICELCTCGDEMLSCIDLNPEQRLRQVPVPEPNTHNGTFTILNFQGNYISYIDGNVWKAYSWTEKLILRENNLTELHKDSFEGLLSLQYLDLSCNKIQSIERHTFEPLPFLKFINLSCNVITELSFGTFQAWHGMQFLHKLILNHNPLTTVEDPYLFKLPALKYLDMGTTLVPLTTLKNILMMTVELEKLIVPSHMACCLCQFKNSIEAVCKTVKLHCNSACLTNTTHCPEEASVGNPEGAFMKVLQARKNYTSTELIIEPEEPSDSSGINLSGFGSEQLDTNDESDVTSTLSYILPYFSAVNLDVKSLLLPFIKLPTTGNSLAKIQTVGKNRQRLNRVLMGPRSIQKRHFKEVGRQSIRREQGAQASVENTAEEKRLGSPAPRELKQPHTQQGPEKLAGNAVYTKPSFTQEHKAAVSVLKPFSKGAPSTSSPAKALPQVRDRWKDLTHAISILESAKARVTNMKTSKPIVHSRKKYRFHKTRSRMTHRTPKVKKSPKVRKKSYLSRLMLSNRLPFSAAKSLINSPSQGAFSSLRDLSPQENPFLEVSAPSEHFIENNNTKDTTARNAFEENVFMENTNMPEGTISENTNYNHPPEADSAGTAFNLGPTVKQTETKWEYNNVGTDLSPEPKSFNYPLLSSPGDQFEIQLTQQLQSVIPNNNVRRLIAHVIRTLKMDCSGAHVQVTCAKLVSRTGHLMKLLSGQQEVKASKIEWDTDQWKTENYINESTEAQSEQKEKSLEFTKELPGYGYTKKLILALIVTGILTILIILLCLIEICCHRRSLQEDEEGFSRDSEAPTEEESEALP